From a single Fusobacterium ulcerans ATCC 49185 genomic region:
- a CDS encoding GntR family transcriptional regulator translates to MKLLNTEKNKTENNRQYIYRVLKDNIMNLNLKPGETVSEIELSELLNVSRTPVREAFVRLSEEKLLNVFPQKGSVVSKIDLNLVEEAVFLRKLCEKEMLEIACKDIQSKSLIKTLEKNIEYQKIIIKFKEDLHKFFELDNQFHTILFENYNKKNVWKTIKRLSTHYDRLRLIDALEKTNVEATLKQHIDIVKLIEEKDIEKIDSLITKHLLNFKEVINEYMEKYPEYFS, encoded by the coding sequence ATGAAGTTACTAAATACAGAAAAGAATAAAACTGAAAATAACAGACAATATATTTATAGGGTACTTAAAGATAATATAATGAATCTTAATTTAAAACCAGGTGAAACTGTAAGTGAAATAGAATTAAGTGAACTTCTTAATGTGAGTAGAACACCTGTAAGAGAAGCATTTGTTAGATTGTCTGAAGAAAAACTTCTCAATGTATTTCCACAAAAAGGATCTGTAGTTTCTAAAATAGATTTAAATTTAGTAGAGGAAGCAGTTTTTTTGAGAAAACTTTGTGAGAAAGAGATGTTAGAAATAGCTTGTAAAGATATACAATCTAAATCTTTGATAAAAACTTTGGAAAAAAATATAGAGTATCAAAAAATTATAATAAAGTTTAAGGAAGATCTTCATAAATTTTTTGAATTGGATAACCAATTTCATACAATTCTTTTTGAAAATTACAATAAAAAAAATGTATGGAAAACAATAAAAAGATTATCAACTCATTATGATAGATTGAGATTAATAGATGCTTTAGAAAAAACAAATGTTGAAGCTACACTTAAACAGCATATTGACATAGTTAAATTGATAGAAGAGAAAGATATAGAAAAGATAGATTCTCTTATAACAAAGCATTTATTAAATTTTAAAGAAGTTATAAACGAATATATGGAAAAGTACCCAGAATATTTTTCTTAA
- a CDS encoding IclR family transcriptional regulator, translated as MENEKKVPAIEKADKIFNYLYYKESATQADISKDLEIPKATTNRLLSVLTELKYLNLEGREYKIGEKFYFFSNKHERYTLIKNIAYPYLEELSLKFKETFKISVLDEDKIRSIGKVESSDFIKISVSENAIFPLHAGAASKLLICQLSESRLNKLLERNLPKYTENTITDREELKRELLKININKLSFDNMEHSVNIRAVAVPILDSKNRIVAAVSCPCFPDSLTDERALKIAESMRKSCEEISKRLEYFNK; from the coding sequence ATGGAAAATGAAAAAAAAGTTCCTGCAATAGAAAAAGCAGATAAGATATTTAACTATCTTTATTATAAAGAATCAGCTACACAAGCAGATATTTCAAAAGATTTAGAAATACCTAAGGCAACAACAAACAGACTTTTATCAGTTCTAACAGAACTTAAATATTTGAATTTAGAAGGAAGAGAATACAAAATAGGAGAAAAATTTTATTTTTTTTCAAATAAGCATGAAAGATATACTCTTATAAAAAATATAGCATATCCATATTTGGAGGAACTATCTTTAAAGTTTAAGGAAACCTTTAAAATAAGTGTTTTGGATGAAGATAAAATAAGAAGTATAGGAAAAGTGGAGAGCAGTGATTTTATCAAAATATCAGTTTCTGAAAATGCAATATTTCCATTACATGCAGGAGCAGCAAGTAAACTTTTAATATGCCAGCTAAGTGAGAGTAGACTAAATAAACTTTTAGAGAGAAATCTTCCTAAATATACTGAAAATACTATAACTGATAGAGAAGAACTAAAAAGAGAACTTCTTAAAATAAACATAAATAAGCTTTCTTTTGATAATATGGAGCATTCAGTGAATATAAGAGCTGTGGCAGTTCCTATACTGGATAGTAAAAACAGAATAGTAGCTGCTGTGAGCTGTCCATGTTTTCCAGATTCTTTGACAGATGAGAGAGCATTGAAGATAGCTGAGTCCATGAGAAAATCATGTGAAGAAATTTCTAAAAGATTAGAGTATTTTAATAAATAA
- a CDS encoding tripartite tricarboxylate transporter TctB family protein — MLETVFSAFLCIVSVFIFYSSTQFNMAFIGNTGLGPDFFPKVIAVILFILSAMLFAGSLKNKDKKSIYNPNMKYTFMVIFAFAVYVFLIDRVGYLISTIIFAFVVITILKSKSKILNIVFAVIFPIALYLLFTYAFKVSLPTGLFI, encoded by the coding sequence TTGTTAGAAACTGTTTTTTCTGCATTTCTATGCATAGTAAGTGTATTTATTTTTTATTCTTCTACTCAGTTTAATATGGCATTTATAGGAAATACTGGACTAGGTCCTGATTTCTTCCCTAAAGTTATTGCAGTTATTTTATTTATACTTTCTGCTATGCTTTTTGCTGGAAGTTTAAAAAACAAAGATAAAAAAAGTATTTACAATCCAAATATGAAATATACTTTCATGGTAATTTTTGCTTTTGCAGTATATGTATTTCTTATAGATAGAGTAGGTTATTTAATATCCACTATAATCTTTGCTTTTGTTGTAATAACTATTTTGAAAAGTAAATCAAAAATATTAAATATAGTATTTGCAGTAATATTTCCTATAGCTCTATATTTATTGTTTACTTATGCTTTTAAAGTATCTTTGCCTACTGGACTGTTTATATAA
- a CDS encoding tripartite tricarboxylate transporter substrate binding protein, translating to MRKKLMMIIFTLMAACAFAKAYPSKNINMIVPFSAGGGTDAVARKLGSLMEKELGTSVVIVNKTGGAGAVGMTFGATQKKDGYTITMITREIVSLPLMNLSPISYKDFSLVSLVNMDPAVVLVEKDSKYQTLDELLADAKANPEKIKFASTAKPNFYALAIENEAGVKFNHIPYNGAGEVIPALLGKHADFSLMGPGEAIGQLKAGQLRALGIMADTRIESLPEVATLKELGHDVVSGTWRGIAVPKGTSPEIVAALDAAIKKSVESDDFKDFMNNSTFGIKYLNGKDFETFIIEDTATIDSIVKSLK from the coding sequence ATGAGAAAAAAACTTATGATGATTATTTTCACTTTAATGGCTGCTTGTGCCTTTGCTAAAGCTTATCCTAGTAAAAATATCAATATGATTGTACCATTCAGTGCTGGTGGTGGAACAGATGCAGTTGCTAGAAAATTAGGAAGTCTTATGGAAAAAGAGCTTGGTACTTCAGTAGTTATAGTTAATAAAACTGGTGGAGCTGGAGCTGTTGGAATGACTTTTGGAGCTACTCAAAAGAAAGATGGATATACAATTACTATGATAACTAGAGAAATAGTTTCATTACCTTTAATGAATCTTTCTCCAATCAGTTATAAAGATTTTTCATTAGTATCTTTAGTAAATATGGATCCTGCTGTTGTTTTAGTTGAAAAAGATTCTAAATATCAAACTTTAGATGAACTTTTGGCAGATGCGAAAGCAAATCCTGAAAAAATAAAATTTGCAAGTACAGCTAAACCTAATTTTTATGCTTTAGCCATAGAAAATGAAGCTGGAGTAAAATTTAATCATATTCCATATAATGGAGCTGGGGAAGTTATCCCAGCATTATTAGGAAAACATGCTGATTTCTCTTTAATGGGACCAGGAGAAGCTATTGGACAATTAAAAGCTGGTCAGTTAAGAGCTTTAGGAATTATGGCTGATACAAGAATAGAAAGCCTTCCAGAAGTTGCTACATTAAAAGAATTAGGACATGATGTTGTTTCTGGTACTTGGAGAGGTATTGCAGTACCTAAAGGAACATCACCTGAAATAGTTGCTGCTCTTGATGCTGCTATTAAAAAATCTGTTGAATCTGATGACTTTAAAGATTTTATGAATAACTCTACATTTGGAATCAAATATCTAAATGGAAAAGACTTTGAAACATTTATAATAGAAGATACTGCTACAATAGATTCTATAGTTAAATCTTTAAAATAA
- a CDS encoding TRAP transporter small permease, with translation MTEIRNFLNKIILSICVILFMFMTAVGTYQILVRYIFKSPSTVSEELISYSFAWMSMFAASYIFGKRDHMRMVFFIERFNKNVQARVGIITEIVVLLFAVGVLISGGAYIAVLSMTQTTPALGISMGYIYMVLPVCGIITAIYSVLNIFDLMKKSKEA, from the coding sequence ATGACTGAAATAAGAAACTTTTTGAATAAAATTATTTTAAGTATATGTGTTATTCTTTTTATGTTCATGACTGCTGTAGGAACTTATCAAATTTTAGTGAGATATATCTTTAAATCACCAAGTACAGTATCAGAAGAACTTATTTCTTATTCTTTTGCATGGATGTCAATGTTTGCTGCCTCTTATATTTTTGGAAAAAGAGATCATATGCGTATGGTATTTTTTATAGAAAGATTTAATAAAAATGTTCAAGCAAGAGTTGGAATAATAACTGAAATTGTTGTTCTGTTGTTTGCTGTTGGAGTCCTTATCTCTGGTGGAGCATATATTGCTGTTTTAAGTATGACTCAAACAACTCCTGCTCTTGGAATATCTATGGGATATATTTATATGGTACTTCCTGTTTGTGGAATAATTACAGCTATATATAGTGTTCTTAATATATTTGATCTTATGAAAAAATCAAAGGAGGCATAA
- a CDS encoding TRAP transporter substrate-binding protein, whose protein sequence is MKKFAKFFLSIVFILGSILLLTSCNVGNGKTIIRVSHNQAADHPTNIGLLAFEEFIESRLGDKYDVQIFPNELLGSQVNTVELTQTGAINFTVASNAILESFDDIYQIFNLPYLFNSPEHYHTVMDNKELIKPIFTATEKSGFEAVAWLDAGTRNFYTVKKPIRTPDDLKGLKIRVQQSASNIRMMELFGGAATPMGFGEVYTALQQSVIDGAENNELALTSNKHGEVCKYYSYNMHQMVPDIVIGNIRFLNSLSHEERAIFDEGFKIISKVQREAWGSSVEKAIEEAKKMNVEFIYPDVLAFQEKVLPLHKEVLDANPKLKPIYDRIQEIGKEVIGGKN, encoded by the coding sequence GTAATGTTGGAAATGGAAAAACTATAATAAGAGTTTCTCATAATCAAGCTGCTGATCATCCTACAAATATTGGGTTATTAGCATTTGAAGAATTTATAGAAAGTAGACTTGGAGATAAGTATGATGTTCAAATATTTCCAAATGAACTTTTAGGTTCTCAGGTAAATACAGTTGAACTTACACAAACAGGAGCTATCAATTTTACTGTAGCAAGTAATGCTATTCTTGAAAGTTTTGATGATATATACCAAATATTTAATTTACCATATCTATTCAATAGTCCTGAACATTACCATACTGTAATGGATAATAAAGAGCTTATAAAACCTATCTTTACTGCTACTGAGAAATCTGGATTTGAAGCTGTTGCATGGTTAGATGCTGGTACTAGAAATTTTTATACAGTTAAAAAACCTATCAGAACCCCAGATGATCTAAAGGGTCTTAAAATTAGAGTACAGCAGTCAGCTTCTAACATCAGAATGATGGAGCTTTTTGGCGGAGCAGCTACTCCTATGGGATTTGGTGAAGTTTATACTGCTCTTCAGCAAAGTGTCATTGATGGAGCTGAAAATAATGAATTAGCACTTACAAGTAATAAACATGGTGAAGTTTGTAAATATTATTCATATAATATGCACCAAATGGTACCTGATATTGTAATTGGAAATATAAGATTTCTCAATAGCCTTTCTCATGAAGAAAGAGCCATTTTTGATGAAGGATTTAAAATTATATCAAAGGTGCAAAGAGAAGCTTGGGGATCATCTGTAGAAAAAGCTATTGAAGAAGCTAAAAAAATGAATGTAGAATTTATTTATCCTGATGTACTTGCTTTCCAAGAGAAAGTTTTACCTCTTCATAAAGAAGTATTAGATGCAAATCCTAAATTAAAACCAATTTATGACAGAATCCAAGAAATTGGGAAAGAAGTTATAGGAGGTAAAAACTAA
- a CDS encoding TRAP transporter large permease, translating to MVLTTALIMFIVLIITLLLGFPIAISIGISSVLAILPSLALDNTLVTGAQRIFSGISNFTLIAIPFFILAGNIMNQGGIAKKVVAFAQSLTGRIPGSLMQTNILANMMFGAISGSSVAACAAMGGILLPMEEEEGYDKKLGATVNIATAPTGLLIPPSNSLIVYSLVSGGTSVAALFMAGYIPGILWGIGCMALTFFLAKNRGMKGKASVQLKVILITFIDALPSLALIIIVIGGIIKGVFTPTEGSVVAVVYTLLLSMIFYRTINLKNLISIFEESAKMTGVIVFLIGVSTIMSWVMAFTGVPQAISTLILGITNNKYIILLLMNLLLLFIGTFMDVTPAILIFTPIFLPIVKAFGMSPIQFGIIIVFNLCIGNITPPVGNTLFVGVKVGNLKIEDVMRELIKYYVVIIIVLMFVTYIPDLSLYLPKLSGLIK from the coding sequence ATGGTACTTACTACAGCATTAATTATGTTTATTGTCTTAATAATAACCCTGCTTCTTGGATTTCCAATTGCAATAAGTATAGGAATATCATCTGTTCTTGCTATTCTTCCATCACTTGCTTTGGATAATACACTTGTTACTGGAGCTCAAAGAATATTTTCTGGAATCTCTAATTTTACCTTAATTGCTATCCCTTTTTTCATTCTAGCTGGTAATATTATGAATCAGGGAGGAATAGCTAAAAAAGTGGTAGCATTTGCTCAATCTTTAACTGGTAGAATTCCTGGTTCTCTTATGCAGACAAATATCCTTGCTAATATGATGTTTGGAGCTATTTCTGGTTCATCAGTTGCTGCTTGTGCTGCCATGGGGGGAATCCTTCTTCCTATGGAAGAGGAAGAAGGATATGATAAAAAATTAGGAGCCACTGTCAATATAGCTACTGCTCCTACAGGTTTATTGATTCCTCCTTCTAACTCTCTTATTGTTTATTCCTTAGTGAGTGGAGGAACCTCTGTTGCTGCTCTCTTTATGGCTGGATATATTCCTGGCATTTTATGGGGAATTGGATGTATGGCTCTTACTTTCTTTCTTGCTAAAAACCGTGGAATGAAAGGAAAAGCTAGTGTACAATTGAAAGTTATATTAATTACTTTCATTGATGCCCTTCCATCATTAGCTCTTATAATTATTGTTATTGGTGGAATTATCAAAGGGGTTTTCACTCCTACTGAAGGATCTGTAGTTGCTGTTGTATATACACTATTGTTATCAATGATATTCTACAGAACTATCAATTTAAAAAATCTCATCAGTATCTTTGAAGAAAGTGCTAAAATGACTGGAGTTATTGTTTTTCTGATTGGTGTTTCAACAATTATGTCATGGGTAATGGCATTTACTGGAGTACCTCAAGCAATCTCAACTTTAATTCTTGGAATAACTAATAATAAATATATAATACTTCTTCTTATGAATTTGCTTTTATTATTTATAGGAACATTTATGGATGTTACTCCAGCAATCCTTATATTTACACCTATTTTCCTTCCAATAGTTAAAGCTTTTGGAATGAGTCCTATCCAATTTGGTATTATCATAGTATTTAATCTATGTATTGGAAACATCACTCCTCCAGTTGGAAATACTCTATTTGTCGGAGTAAAAGTTGGAAATTTGAAAATAGAAGATGTAATGAGAGAACTTATTAAATATTATGTTGTCATAATAATTGTTCTAATGTTTGTAACATATATTCCAGATTTATCTTTATATCTTCCTAAATTAAGTGGTCTTATAAAATAA